A genomic window from Triticum urartu cultivar G1812 chromosome 7, Tu2.1, whole genome shotgun sequence includes:
- the LOC125523504 gene encoding agglutinin isolectin 2-like codes for MKGLLLCALALAFAVVTTDAQRCGKQGDGMECPNNLCCNKDGYCGLGVTYCNAGAGCQSGACYDNKICGAQAGGALCPSNHCCSSGGRCGYGREYCSNDCQSGPCWDLKCGHLANGRPCPNNLCCSPNGTCGLGPEYCGAGCQNGACSTDKPCGNKANGAPCSNNYCCSQYGSCGLGQDYCGAGCQNGACN; via the coding sequence ATGAAGGGCCTCTTACTGTGTGCGCTCGCACTTGCGTTTGCTGTGGTGACCACCGACGCCCAGCGCTGCGGCAAGCAGGGCGATGGCATGGAGTGCCCCAACAACCTCTGCTGCAACAAGGATGGGTACTGCGGCCTGGGCGTCACCTACTGCAATGCTGGCGCCGGCTGCCAGAGCGGCGCCTGTTATGACAACAAGATCTGTGGCGCGCAGGCCGGTGGCGCATTGTGCCCTAGCAACCACTGTTGTAGCTCAGGTGGTCGTTGCGGCTACGGCAGGGAATATTGCAGCAACGACTGCCAGAGCGGTCCTTGCTGGGATCTCAAGTGTGGCCACCTGGCCAATGGCAGGCCCTGCCCCAACAACCTCTGCTGCAGCCCAAATGGTACATGTGGCCTAGGACCGGAGTACTGCGGTGCTGGCTGCCAAAACGGCGCCTGCAGCACTGACAAGCCGTGTGGCAACAAAGCTAATGGTGCACCATGCAGCAACAACTATTGTTGCAGCCAGTATGGATCTTGTGGACTCGGCCAGGATTACTGTGGTGCCGGCTGCCAGAATGGCGCATGCAACTAG